The following coding sequences are from one Mycobacterium bourgelatii window:
- a CDS encoding HAD-IA family hydrolase: MIFDLDGTLTDSAEGIVASFLHALDHVGADVPDGDLVAQIVGPPMDETFRSLDLDGRADEAFAAFRAEYGSRGWAMNSLFDGIEPLLADLRDAGVRLAVATSKLEPTARRILAHFGLDHHFEVIAGACPDGTRRSKTEVLAHALEQLQPIPERVLMVGDRSHDVHGAAAHGIDTVVVGWGYGRADFADPDTGDAAPAVGVTHAATIQELRRALGV; this comes from the coding sequence GTGATCTTCGACCTCGACGGCACTCTCACCGATTCCGCCGAGGGGATCGTCGCCAGCTTCTTGCATGCCCTCGACCACGTGGGCGCCGACGTACCCGACGGCGATCTGGTGGCCCAGATCGTCGGCCCGCCCATGGACGAGACATTCCGATCGCTGGACCTCGACGGCCGCGCCGACGAGGCGTTCGCAGCCTTCCGCGCCGAGTACGGCAGCCGCGGTTGGGCCATGAACAGCCTGTTCGACGGGATCGAGCCGCTGCTGGCCGATCTGCGGGACGCCGGTGTCCGCTTGGCGGTCGCCACGTCCAAGTTGGAGCCGACCGCCCGGCGCATCCTCGCCCACTTCGGCCTGGACCACCATTTCGAGGTCATCGCCGGCGCCTGCCCGGACGGCACGCGCCGCAGCAAGACCGAGGTGCTGGCGCACGCCCTCGAGCAGCTACAACCCATTCCCGAGCGGGTGCTGATGGTCGGCGACCGGAGCCACGACGTCCATGGGGCGGCCGCACACGGCATCGACACCGTGGTGGTCGGTTGGGGCTACGGGCGGGCTGACTTCGCCGACCCTGACACGGGCGATGCCGCACCTGCCGTCGGCGTGACGCATGCAGCGACGATCCAAGAACTGCGGAGGGCGCTAGGTGTCTGA
- a CDS encoding low molecular weight protein-tyrosine-phosphatase, translating into MSERAELHVTFVCTGNICRSPMAEKMFAHQLKQRGLADKVRVTSAGTGNWHVGSCADERANRVLRAHGYPTEHCAAQVNDDHLAADLVIALGRNHLRMLRQLGVDDDRVRMLRSFDPRSGAHALDVDDPYYGAPEDFEAVFEVIEAALPGLHDWVDEQLARNGYT; encoded by the coding sequence GTGTCTGAGCGGGCCGAGTTGCATGTCACGTTCGTCTGCACCGGGAACATCTGCCGTTCGCCGATGGCCGAGAAGATGTTCGCCCACCAGCTGAAACAGCGCGGCCTGGCGGACAAGGTGCGGGTGACCAGCGCAGGCACCGGCAATTGGCACGTCGGCAGTTGCGCGGACGAACGGGCGAACCGCGTCTTGCGCGCGCACGGCTACCCCACCGAGCATTGCGCGGCGCAGGTCAACGACGACCACCTGGCGGCCGACTTGGTGATCGCTTTAGGGCGAAACCACCTGCGGATGCTGCGACAGCTCGGCGTGGACGACGACCGGGTTCGGATGCTGCGGTCGTTCGATCCGCGGTCCGGGGCGCACGCGCTCGACGTCGATGACCCGTACTACGGCGCCCCGGAGGACTTCGAGGCGGTCTTTGAGGTCATCGAAGCCGCCTTGCCCGGCCTGCACGACTGGGTCGACGAGCAACTGGCGCGGAACGGCTACACCTAA
- a CDS encoding LCP family protein → MAADADPSGDDDAHSPTTERKPRRLRNVIKAGFKVLGALISTAVVVAAGIAWTTYRSASTGITRSEALADEPPSTGSEQNILIIGLDSRRDQQGRPLPKDLYQALHAGEEDAGEGAADALIVLHLPAGTGPATAISIPRDDYVDLAGCPDSVCKGKVKEAYSLAYQRVLNGYDSAAPENEDSAAKEQRAREAGRKAQISTVRRLLQIPIDHFIEVTLAGFFQIARVVEPITVCLNEDTSDRYYSGAQFNKGIQQISAAQAVSFVRQRRDGNDTVFTDLDRTRRQQAFIVSLVNALRHGDAFSTPTRLRELLNVAKQNVAVDAGFDFEDFVRNAPTMLNRPIRLYTLPVTGFGELSNGAYVNYVDVPTIRSIVQGLVGTDSPTPSPSITTGAATQPTYGTPLVASTFALDVVNASGQEGMAASLQKSLATGRLTAGTTSTADSLSQTSTIVYGRGAKAAAEDLADDLGLSATESDSIAPDTVQLTVGADYYKFYNLIRTSEPTTTTATTPVSTVPAAGTGTKEPTPEDLTQMTGDAIPCVK, encoded by the coding sequence ATGGCAGCCGATGCGGACCCCTCCGGTGATGACGACGCGCACTCACCGACAACCGAGCGCAAGCCTCGGCGGCTCCGCAATGTGATCAAGGCTGGATTCAAGGTTCTCGGCGCGCTGATATCGACCGCGGTGGTTGTCGCGGCCGGCATTGCGTGGACCACGTATCGCAGCGCATCAACGGGCATCACCCGGTCCGAGGCGTTGGCCGATGAACCGCCATCGACCGGCAGCGAGCAAAACATCCTGATCATCGGCCTCGACAGCCGTCGCGACCAGCAGGGCCGCCCCCTGCCGAAAGACCTCTACCAAGCACTGCATGCCGGCGAAGAGGATGCCGGCGAAGGCGCCGCCGACGCCCTCATCGTGTTGCACCTGCCCGCCGGGACGGGGCCGGCCACGGCGATCTCCATCCCCCGCGACGACTACGTCGACCTCGCGGGGTGCCCCGACTCGGTGTGCAAAGGCAAGGTGAAAGAGGCCTACAGCCTCGCCTACCAGCGTGTGCTCAACGGCTATGACTCAGCCGCGCCCGAGAACGAAGACTCCGCAGCGAAGGAACAGCGGGCGCGGGAGGCAGGCCGCAAAGCCCAGATCAGCACGGTCCGGCGGCTGCTGCAAATTCCCATTGACCACTTCATTGAGGTCACCTTGGCCGGGTTCTTCCAGATCGCTCGGGTAGTCGAACCCATCACGGTGTGCCTGAACGAGGACACCTCCGATCGCTACTACTCGGGGGCCCAGTTCAACAAAGGCATCCAGCAGATCAGCGCCGCGCAGGCGGTGTCGTTCGTGCGCCAGCGCCGCGACGGCAACGACACGGTGTTCACAGACCTCGATCGAACACGACGTCAGCAGGCCTTCATCGTCTCGCTGGTGAATGCGCTGCGCCATGGTGACGCCTTCTCGACTCCGACGCGGTTGCGGGAGCTGCTGAACGTCGCCAAGCAAAACGTCGCGGTTGACGCCGGGTTTGATTTCGAGGACTTCGTGCGTAATGCACCTACCATGCTCAATCGACCGATCAGGTTATATACGTTGCCGGTCACCGGATTTGGTGAACTCTCCAATGGTGCCTACGTCAATTACGTCGACGTCCCGACCATCCGTTCCATCGTCCAAGGCCTAGTAGGCACCGATTCGCCCACGCCATCCCCGAGCATCACTACGGGCGCGGCAACGCAACCAACATACGGTACGCCGCTGGTAGCGAGCACCTTCGCGCTCGACGTCGTCAACGCCTCGGGCCAGGAAGGAATGGCGGCGAGTCTCCAAAAATCCTTGGCGACAGGGCGTCTCACTGCTGGGACGACCAGCACAGCCGATTCCCTCAGTCAGACAAGCACAATCGTTTACGGACGCGGAGCGAAAGCCGCCGCTGAGGACTTGGCCGACGACCTCGGCCTCAGTGCCACCGAATCCGACAGCATCGCACCCGACACCGTGCAGTTGACCGTCGGAGCCGATTATTACAAGTTTTACAACCTCATTCGCACATCGGAACCGACGACTACAACCGCGACGACGCCCGTCTCCACCGTGCCGGCGGCCGGTACCGGCACAAAGGAACCGACGCCGGAGGACCTTACCCAGATGACTGGCGATGCGATTCCCTGTGTGAAATGA
- a CDS encoding zinc ribbon domain-containing protein, with the protein MKAEVAQQRSLLELAKLDAELSRIAHRTKHLPQREACDKVQAEHAAASDRLAAVRIAVEDLDAEVRRFESEIDAVRQREDRDRALLASGATDAKQQGDLQHELETLQRRQASLEDSLLEVMERREELQAQESVEARAIEALQGDLADAQQALDAALLEIEQARSEFSARRDALAASLNPELAAAYERQRARGGPGAGQLLGHRCGACRIEIGKGELARISAAAEDEVVRCPECSAILLRVKGFDQ; encoded by the coding sequence ATGAAAGCCGAAGTGGCACAGCAGCGTTCGCTACTGGAGTTGGCGAAGTTGGATGCTGAGCTGTCCCGGATCGCCCATCGCACAAAGCATTTGCCGCAGCGCGAGGCCTGCGACAAGGTGCAGGCCGAGCACGCCGCGGCCAGCGACCGACTAGCTGCGGTGCGCATCGCGGTGGAGGATCTGGACGCCGAGGTGCGACGTTTCGAGTCGGAGATCGACGCCGTGCGCCAGCGCGAAGACCGCGATCGGGCGCTGCTCGCGTCCGGAGCCACGGATGCCAAGCAGCAGGGCGATCTGCAGCACGAATTGGAGACGCTGCAGCGGCGCCAGGCCAGCCTGGAAGATTCGCTGCTGGAGGTGATGGAACGCCGCGAGGAACTACAGGCGCAGGAGAGTGTCGAGGCGAGGGCGATCGAGGCTTTGCAGGGCGACCTGGCCGATGCGCAACAGGCGCTCGACGCCGCACTGCTCGAGATCGAGCAGGCCCGAAGTGAGTTTTCCGCGCGACGTGATGCGCTGGCCGCGTCATTGAATCCCGAACTGGCCGCCGCGTATGAACGTCAGCGTGCCCGGGGCGGGCCCGGCGCCGGCCAGCTGCTTGGGCATCGATGCGGGGCGTGCCGCATCGAGATCGGTAAAGGTGAGTTGGCCCGCATCTCGGCGGCCGCCGAGGACGAGGTGGTGCGCTGCCCCGAATGCAGCGCGATCTTGTTGCGGGTCAAGGGCTTCGACCAATGA
- a CDS encoding bifunctional RNase H/acid phosphatase has protein sequence MKVVIEADGGSRGNPGPAGYGAVVLTADRSTVLAESKGAIGRATNNVAEYRGLIAGLDDAVKMGATEATVLMDSKLVVEQMSGRWKVKHPDLVELHAQAQALASQFRRITYSWVPRERNAHADRLANEAMDAADRANRRGDNSASSVVPVGPIGSAGASDPVGSIGTTGTVGTAGSVGSVGESVKAPPSEGTSSPGWTGARGTPTRLLLLRHGQTELSAQRRYSGRGDPALNEVGWRQAGLAARYLAQRGGIATVISSPLQRACDTATTAARALGVDLTVDEDFIETDFGAWEGLTFAEAAARDPELHRRWLQDTSATPPGGESFDSVHQRVRRARDRVITRYPGETVLVVSHVTPIKMLLRMALDAGPGILYRLHLDLASLSIAEFYPDGASSVRLVNQTGYL, from the coding sequence ATGAAGGTAGTCATCGAAGCCGACGGCGGCTCGAGGGGCAACCCCGGGCCGGCGGGCTACGGGGCGGTGGTCTTGACTGCGGACAGGTCGACCGTCCTGGCGGAGAGCAAGGGCGCCATCGGCCGGGCGACCAACAACGTCGCCGAATACCGGGGGCTGATAGCCGGTTTGGACGACGCGGTGAAAATGGGCGCCACCGAAGCCACGGTTTTGATGGACTCCAAGCTGGTGGTGGAGCAGATGTCGGGGCGCTGGAAGGTCAAGCACCCCGACCTGGTGGAACTGCACGCCCAGGCGCAAGCGCTGGCATCCCAGTTCCGCCGTATCACCTACTCGTGGGTGCCGCGGGAACGCAATGCCCATGCCGATCGGCTGGCGAATGAGGCGATGGACGCCGCGGACCGTGCCAACCGCAGGGGCGACAACAGCGCCTCATCGGTGGTGCCGGTGGGGCCGATCGGGTCCGCCGGCGCGTCCGATCCGGTCGGCTCGATCGGAACAACCGGAACGGTCGGGACGGCTGGTTCGGTCGGTTCGGTCGGCGAATCGGTCAAGGCGCCGCCGTCGGAAGGTACGTCGAGCCCCGGCTGGACCGGCGCGCGCGGCACGCCCACTCGGCTGCTGTTGTTACGCCACGGGCAGACGGAGTTGTCGGCGCAGCGTCGTTATTCCGGGCGTGGCGACCCGGCATTGAACGAAGTCGGTTGGCGCCAAGCGGGTTTGGCGGCCAGATATCTGGCGCAGCGCGGGGGCATAGCGACGGTCATCTCGTCACCGCTGCAGCGCGCCTGCGACACCGCGACGACGGCGGCTAGAGCGCTGGGCGTGGACTTGACCGTTGACGAGGATTTCATCGAAACGGATTTCGGTGCTTGGGAAGGTCTGACGTTCGCCGAGGCGGCCGCGCGCGATCCCGAACTGCATCGGCGATGGCTGCAAGACACCAGCGCGACGCCGCCGGGCGGCGAAAGTTTCGACTCGGTACACCAGCGCGTGCGCCGAGCGCGCGATCGGGTTATCACGAGGTACCCGGGCGAGACGGTGCTGGTGGTTTCCCACGTCACGCCGATCAAGATGCTGCTGCGCATGGCCTTGGACGCCGGCCCGGGCATCCTGTACCGGCTGCACCTTGACCTGGCGTCGTTGAGCATCGCCGAGTTCTACCCCGATGGCGCGTCGTCGGTGCGGCTGGTGAACCAGACGGGATACCTGTAG
- a CDS encoding adenylate/guanylate cyclase domain-containing protein, which produces MDDDGDGRGGPTAAVLSCGSCGHQLGVTAKFCSECGTPAAAAARSAEYKQVTVLFADVVHSMEIAAALGAERLREIMADLIDRAVTVVQRYGGTVDKFTGDGIMAVFGAPIALEDHAIRACLASLDLQEATQRLAVDVRALDGVDLRLRIGLNSGQVITGEIGSAALGYTAIGEQVGMAQRMESVAPPNGVMLSDSTANLVGDAVVLSEPELVQVKGGSKLIARRLLAVAVHQPHRRSESKLVGRTWELTTLGGILDEAIAGSGCIVNIVGPPGIGKSRLVGETATLASGRGVPVFATYCESHASDIPFHAVARMLRAAMGIDGLSADIARTRIRDRFPGADPEDLLLLDDLMGIRDAASPLPDIAADARRRRLTALVNAGALDRSEAAVYVIEDAHWIDEISESMLSDFLAVVPQIPSLVLITYRPEYQGAFNRIPGTQTIALRPLSDAHTLALTGELLGADSVSGELPAQIAARAAGNPFFVEEIVRDLAERGVLQGEPGSYQRSGDIADVDVPATLQATIGARIDRLGGRAKRTLNAAAVIGGRFDADLLAALIPDVDVAPLIEAELVAQIRFASNAEYAFRHPLIRTVAYESQLKSVRAQLHQRVAAAIEAGGSADENAALIAEHVEAAGDLQAAFDWHMRAGTWFTFRDVRAAQTSWRRARQVADRLSDDDGDRSTMRIAPRTLLCATAFRAGGSGADTGFEELRELCAAVADRRSLAIGMVGLVTWQTMKAHRREASKLADELIELLEAIGDPTLTVGLAFAAMVAKHETGEMADVLRYAQRLIDLAEGDFAKGALIFESPLTSAIAMRGFARWSLGIAGWREDFDRAIATGRRLRADPGTICGILWFTYVPAIPYGVLLPDATVLRETSEILSFAEQSGDDLALDLACGIHGLVLAYQDGPAREQGFELLAKMRDRAASDRFAKNNVPLVDIHRAREKARSGDIADAVELARAVFDDIVNCGGCIWTALATSVLVETLLQRAGDGDLGEAEHAMARLAAVPTDPGFVVHEISLLRLRALLARARGDGAAYRDWRDRYRAMATSLGFEGHMKWAAAMP; this is translated from the coding sequence GTGGACGACGACGGCGACGGTCGCGGTGGACCGACCGCGGCGGTGCTGTCCTGTGGCTCGTGCGGCCACCAATTGGGCGTGACAGCCAAATTCTGCAGTGAGTGCGGCACACCGGCCGCAGCCGCGGCTCGCTCCGCCGAGTACAAGCAGGTAACGGTGTTGTTCGCCGACGTTGTCCATTCGATGGAGATTGCCGCGGCGCTGGGCGCCGAGCGGCTGCGAGAAATCATGGCCGACCTGATCGACCGCGCGGTGACGGTCGTGCAACGCTACGGCGGCACGGTGGACAAGTTCACCGGGGACGGCATCATGGCGGTATTCGGTGCGCCAATAGCGTTAGAAGACCATGCGATTCGTGCCTGTCTGGCGTCATTGGACCTGCAGGAAGCAACGCAGCGTCTGGCCGTCGATGTCCGAGCGCTTGACGGCGTGGACCTGAGATTGAGGATCGGACTCAATTCGGGACAGGTCATCACCGGCGAGATCGGTTCAGCGGCGTTGGGCTACACCGCCATCGGTGAACAAGTCGGCATGGCCCAGCGGATGGAATCCGTGGCACCACCCAATGGGGTCATGCTGAGCGATTCGACAGCCAACTTGGTGGGTGACGCCGTCGTGCTGAGCGAGCCGGAACTGGTTCAGGTCAAAGGCGGGAGCAAGCTGATCGCCAGGCGTCTGTTGGCCGTCGCTGTGCACCAGCCGCATCGCCGCAGCGAATCGAAACTAGTCGGCCGCACCTGGGAGCTGACGACCCTGGGCGGGATCCTTGACGAGGCGATCGCCGGGTCGGGCTGCATTGTCAACATCGTGGGCCCCCCGGGCATCGGCAAGAGCCGATTGGTCGGTGAGACCGCCACGCTGGCGAGCGGTCGCGGTGTGCCGGTGTTCGCCACCTACTGTGAGTCGCACGCCAGCGACATCCCGTTCCACGCGGTGGCCCGGATGCTGCGCGCGGCAATGGGAATCGACGGACTAAGTGCCGACATCGCGCGGACCCGTATCCGCGACCGGTTTCCCGGGGCCGACCCGGAGGACCTGCTGCTGCTCGACGACCTGATGGGAATTCGTGACGCAGCGAGTCCGCTGCCCGACATCGCCGCCGACGCACGGCGCCGGCGTTTGACCGCCCTGGTCAATGCCGGAGCACTGGACCGCAGTGAGGCGGCGGTGTACGTGATCGAGGATGCGCACTGGATCGATGAAATCAGCGAGTCGATGTTGTCCGATTTCCTGGCTGTCGTGCCGCAGATCCCGTCGTTGGTCCTGATCACTTACCGTCCGGAATACCAAGGCGCGTTTAACCGAATCCCCGGTACCCAGACAATTGCGCTGCGGCCGTTGAGCGATGCCCACACCCTGGCACTGACGGGTGAGCTCCTCGGTGCTGATTCGGTGAGCGGTGAACTGCCTGCTCAAATCGCCGCTCGCGCTGCCGGAAACCCGTTCTTCGTCGAGGAGATCGTGCGCGATCTAGCCGAACGCGGTGTGCTGCAAGGCGAGCCGGGTTCCTACCAACGATCTGGTGACATCGCGGACGTCGACGTGCCGGCAACCCTGCAAGCCACCATTGGCGCACGCATCGACCGTCTTGGGGGGAGGGCCAAACGAACGCTGAATGCTGCGGCAGTCATCGGGGGCCGATTCGATGCCGATCTGCTGGCCGCGCTGATCCCGGATGTCGACGTGGCGCCCCTGATCGAGGCGGAACTCGTCGCTCAGATCAGGTTCGCTTCGAACGCCGAGTATGCCTTCCGTCACCCGCTTATCCGCACGGTTGCCTACGAGTCACAGCTCAAATCCGTTCGTGCGCAATTGCATCAACGGGTCGCAGCAGCGATCGAAGCGGGCGGGTCTGCTGACGAGAACGCGGCCCTGATCGCAGAACACGTCGAGGCGGCGGGTGATTTGCAGGCCGCCTTCGACTGGCACATGCGCGCTGGAACCTGGTTCACCTTCCGCGACGTGCGTGCCGCGCAGACGAGTTGGCGACGGGCCCGTCAGGTCGCTGATCGGCTGTCCGACGACGACGGTGATCGTTCGACCATGCGAATCGCTCCTCGAACACTTCTGTGTGCCACAGCATTTCGGGCGGGCGGCAGCGGCGCCGACACCGGCTTTGAGGAGCTGCGTGAGTTGTGTGCCGCAGTGGCCGATCGGCGATCGCTTGCGATCGGGATGGTCGGATTGGTGACATGGCAGACGATGAAGGCCCATCGCCGGGAGGCATCGAAGCTCGCTGATGAACTCATCGAACTGCTGGAGGCAATCGGCGATCCAACATTGACTGTCGGACTGGCCTTCGCGGCAATGGTCGCCAAGCACGAGACCGGCGAAATGGCCGACGTGCTTCGATACGCCCAGCGCTTGATCGACCTGGCAGAGGGAGATTTCGCCAAAGGGGCGTTGATCTTCGAGTCGCCGTTAACCTCCGCGATCGCCATGCGTGGTTTCGCCCGATGGAGTCTGGGCATTGCGGGCTGGAGAGAGGACTTCGACCGGGCGATTGCGACGGGCCGGCGGCTTAGGGCCGACCCGGGGACAATCTGCGGCATCCTGTGGTTCACGTACGTCCCGGCGATCCCGTACGGGGTTTTGCTGCCGGATGCGACGGTCCTGCGCGAGACATCCGAAATACTGTCCTTCGCAGAGCAGTCGGGCGACGACCTTGCTCTTGACCTGGCCTGCGGAATTCATGGACTCGTTTTGGCGTACCAAGATGGCCCGGCACGCGAACAGGGCTTCGAGCTACTCGCCAAGATGCGAGACCGGGCCGCCAGCGACAGGTTCGCGAAGAACAACGTGCCGCTGGTGGACATACACAGAGCACGGGAAAAGGCGCGGTCGGGCGACATCGCGGACGCGGTCGAATTGGCCCGCGCGGTCTTCGACGACATAGTCAACTGCGGCGGATGCATCTGGACCGCGCTCGCCACCAGCGTCCTGGTGGAGACACTGCTGCAACGCGCTGGTGACGGCGACCTCGGCGAGGCCGAGCATGCGATGGCTCGGTTGGCCGCAGTGCCAACAGATCCTGGGTTCGTCGTGCACGAGATCTCGCTGCTGCGCCTTCGCGCGCTGCTGGCTCGTGCCCGGGGAGACGGGGCCGCCTACCGTGACTGGCGGGACCGCTATCGCGCGATGGCGACCTCACTGGGGTTCGAGGGACATATGAAATGGGCCGCCGCGATGCCTTGA
- a CDS encoding Nif3-like dinuclear metal center hexameric protein, which translates to MTVRLRDVIDVLDEAYPPRLAESWDSVGLVCGDPDDVLSSVTIAVDATAEVVDEVPDGGLLLAHHPLLLRGVDTVAASTPKGALVHRLIRSGRSLFTAHTNADSASPGVSDALANALGLTVEAVLEPAPPAANVDKWVIYVPTENAEAVREAVFEAGAGHIGDYSHCSWSVSGTGQFLPHEGASPAIGSVGAVEHVPEDRVEVVAPARARGAVLAAMRAAHPYEEPAFDIFALVAPPSDAGLGRIATLPQPEPLHAFVSRVEAALPQTSWGVRAAGDPDLPVSRVAVCGGAGDSLLRTVAAADVQAYVTADLRHHPADEHRRASQVALIDVAHWASEFPWCEQAAGVLAARFGSALTVRVSTIRTDPWNVRTGLEKMAGSDQL; encoded by the coding sequence GTGACCGTGCGGTTGCGCGACGTCATCGACGTACTGGACGAGGCCTACCCGCCGCGGCTGGCCGAATCGTGGGATTCGGTGGGTCTGGTCTGCGGTGATCCAGACGATGTTCTGTCTTCGGTGACGATCGCGGTGGACGCGACGGCCGAGGTCGTCGACGAAGTACCCGATGGCGGCCTGTTGCTGGCCCATCATCCCTTGCTGCTGCGCGGCGTCGATACGGTCGCGGCCAGTACGCCAAAGGGTGCGCTGGTGCACCGCCTGATCCGGAGCGGGCGTTCGCTCTTCACCGCGCACACCAATGCAGACTCGGCATCGCCCGGGGTGTCTGACGCCCTGGCGAACGCGTTGGGTTTGACCGTTGAGGCGGTGCTCGAGCCGGCGCCGCCGGCGGCCAACGTGGACAAGTGGGTCATCTACGTGCCGACAGAGAATGCAGAAGCGGTGCGGGAGGCGGTCTTCGAGGCCGGTGCCGGACATATTGGCGACTACTCGCACTGCAGCTGGAGCGTCTCGGGCACCGGGCAGTTCCTGCCGCATGAGGGGGCGTCGCCGGCCATCGGCAGCGTTGGCGCCGTCGAGCACGTCCCCGAGGACCGGGTCGAGGTGGTTGCACCCGCACGCGCGCGTGGTGCGGTGTTGGCGGCGATGCGTGCCGCTCACCCGTATGAAGAGCCGGCCTTCGACATTTTCGCGCTGGTCGCGCCGCCGAGCGACGCCGGGTTGGGCCGCATCGCGACACTGCCACAGCCGGAGCCGCTACACGCCTTCGTCTCTCGTGTCGAAGCCGCACTGCCGCAGACCTCCTGGGGGGTGCGCGCGGCCGGGGATCCGGACCTGCCGGTCTCTCGGGTAGCGGTGTGCGGGGGAGCGGGGGATTCCCTGCTGCGCACTGTGGCCGCGGCGGACGTGCAGGCCTACGTCACGGCGGACCTGCGGCATCATCCTGCCGACGAGCATCGGCGGGCATCGCAAGTAGCGTTGATCGACGTCGCGCATTGGGCGAGCGAATTTCCGTGGTGTGAGCAGGCGGCAGGCGTGCTTGCGGCCCGGTTCGGCTCGGCGCTGACGGTGCGGGTGTCGACCATCCGCACCGACCCATGGAACGTGAGGACCGGACTGGAAAAGATGGCGGGGAGCGATCAGTTATGA
- the cobC gene encoding Rv2231c family pyridoxal phosphate-dependent protein CobC, translated as MASLDLSPLSAARYHGDQAVAPGMLDFAVNVRHRQPPSWLVARLAERLHDLASYPSLADVQLAQDVVAARHQRSRDEVLPLAGAAEGFALLSNLRPVRAAVIAPSFTEPAVALAAAGIPVHHVVLAPPFRLESAQVPDDADLVVVGNPTNPTSVLHTRAEVLALRRPGRILVVDEAFADSIPGEPESLADGSLPDVLVLRSLTKTWALAGLRVGYALGAPDILAQLTAQRAHWPVGTLQLTAIAACCAPQAVAEATTDAARLTALRAEMVAGLESVGATVVDGRAPFVLFRVRDADLIRKRLQYKDIAVRRCDTFIGLGEGYLRAAVREEWPLLTETIAEVLS; from the coding sequence ATGGCGAGTCTCGACTTGAGCCCGCTTTCGGCGGCCCGCTATCACGGCGACCAGGCCGTCGCCCCTGGCATGCTCGATTTCGCTGTCAATGTGCGTCATCGGCAGCCGCCGTCATGGCTCGTAGCGCGGCTCGCCGAGCGTCTGCACGACCTGGCCAGCTACCCGAGCCTTGCGGACGTTCAGCTCGCGCAGGACGTGGTCGCCGCCCGTCATCAACGATCGCGCGACGAAGTGTTGCCGCTGGCGGGTGCCGCGGAGGGTTTCGCGCTGTTGAGCAATTTGCGGCCGGTGCGGGCCGCCGTCATCGCGCCCTCGTTCACCGAGCCGGCCGTGGCTTTGGCAGCTGCGGGAATTCCGGTGCACCACGTCGTCTTGGCGCCGCCGTTCCGGCTGGAGTCCGCGCAGGTGCCCGACGACGCGGACCTCGTCGTCGTCGGCAATCCGACCAACCCGACCTCGGTGCTGCACACGCGCGCCGAGGTGCTGGCGTTGCGCCGGCCCGGCCGCATTCTGGTGGTCGACGAGGCGTTTGCCGACTCGATACCTGGCGAACCCGAGTCCCTCGCCGACGGATCGCTGCCCGACGTGCTGGTGCTGCGCAGTCTGACCAAGACGTGGGCGCTGGCCGGGTTGCGGGTGGGCTACGCCTTGGGTGCCCCCGACATACTCGCCCAGTTGACTGCGCAGCGCGCGCACTGGCCGGTGGGCACGCTGCAGCTGACCGCCATCGCGGCGTGTTGCGCACCGCAGGCCGTTGCCGAGGCGACAACCGATGCCGCGCGGTTGACGGCGCTGCGCGCGGAGATGGTGGCGGGCCTGGAATCGGTGGGCGCCACGGTGGTCGACGGTCGGGCGCCATTCGTCCTGTTCCGCGTGCGGGATGCCGATTTGATTCGAAAACGGCTACAGTACAAGGACATTGCGGTACGACGCTGCGACACGTTCATCGGTCTGGGCGAAGGGTATCTGCGCGCGGCGGTGCGCGAGGAGTGGCCGCTGCTGACGGAGACGATCGCGGAGGTGTTGTCGTGA